A window from Streptomyces sp. SAI-127 encodes these proteins:
- a CDS encoding DUF427 domain-containing protein, whose amino-acid sequence METESVLHPSFLVPVGHVEPVPRRIRGVIGGRTVFDTRRALYVWEWQAYPQFSIPVRDLVEGVLDDEGVAEEHGAGTAHRHTLSVGGHSRPGAAWVWGQDAPAPLQGTVRFEWPAIDYWFEEDEPVFVHPRSPYSRVDAVRSSSSVRVELEGVVLAEAPACVKLFETGLPTRYYLDRAHVDWTRLRRTDTVTRCPYKGTTSGYWSFDGATAAHEDIAWAYDFPTIHANRIAGLTAFYNEHVDLFVDGEPLPKPGALRS is encoded by the coding sequence ATGGAAACCGAAAGTGTTCTGCATCCCAGCTTCCTCGTGCCCGTCGGGCACGTGGAGCCGGTGCCCCGCCGTATCAGGGGCGTGATCGGCGGTCGCACCGTCTTCGACACCCGGCGCGCCCTGTACGTCTGGGAGTGGCAGGCCTATCCGCAGTTCAGCATCCCGGTGCGGGACCTCGTCGAGGGCGTCCTCGACGACGAAGGGGTCGCCGAGGAGCATGGTGCGGGCACGGCGCACCGGCACACTCTGTCCGTGGGCGGGCACTCCCGCCCTGGCGCCGCCTGGGTGTGGGGGCAGGACGCCCCGGCGCCGCTCCAGGGCACGGTGCGCTTCGAGTGGCCGGCCATCGACTACTGGTTCGAGGAGGACGAACCCGTCTTCGTCCACCCCAGGAGCCCGTACTCGCGTGTGGACGCCGTGCGTTCCTCCAGCAGTGTCCGCGTGGAGCTGGAGGGTGTGGTCCTGGCGGAGGCGCCGGCGTGCGTCAAGCTCTTCGAGACCGGCCTGCCGACGCGCTACTACCTCGACCGCGCGCACGTCGACTGGACCCGGCTGCGGCGGACCGACACGGTGACCCGCTGCCCGTACAAGGGAACGACGAGCGGCTACTGGTCGTTCGACGGCGCCACCGCCGCCCACGAGGACATCGCCTGGGCGTACGACTTCCCGACCATCCACGCCAACCGCATCGCAGGCCTGACGGCCTTCTACAACGAGCACGTCGACCTCTTCGTGGACGGCGAGCCGCTGCCGAAGCCCGGCGCACTCCGCTCCTAG
- a CDS encoding FAD-binding protein, whose protein sequence is MVATEQRLSTTVLVIGTGGAGLRAAIELAEAGVDVLAVGKRPKEDTHTSLAAGGINAALGTMDPEDTWQQHAADTLKESYLLGDPRTAEIVTRGAALGIDDLERYGMAFAREEDGRISQRFFGAHKFRRTAFTGDYTGLEIQRTLIRRANQLDIPVLDNVYITRLLVHDGAVFGAYGFGLADGRRYLVHADAVILAAGGHTRIWRRTSSRRDENTGDSFRLAAEAGARLRDPELVQFHPSGIIEPENAAGTLVSEAARGEGGILRNALGERYMNRYDPVRMELSTRDRVALASYTEIKEGRGTPNGGVWLDVSHLPRQTIMNRLPRVYQTLLDLQMLDITRDPIEVAPTAHYSMGGVWVRPEDHSTDVRGLYAIGEASSGLHGANRLGGNSLIELLVYGRITGQAAAAYSESLTAQPRSAAAVAQARAEVDDLLAADGPENVRALQRAIRNTMTEHAGVVRDEEGLRTGLAELDAIEKRMEDVGVHPDIAGFQDLAHAFDLKSSALAARATLEAALERRETRGCHNRSDHPDMDPALQVNLVWSPTDGITREPISPVPDEIAALMEDVSADGKLVE, encoded by the coding sequence GTGGTTGCCACCGAACAACGTCTTTCCACCACAGTGCTGGTGATCGGCACCGGCGGAGCGGGCCTGCGCGCGGCCATCGAGCTGGCCGAGGCCGGCGTCGATGTCCTCGCAGTCGGCAAGCGCCCCAAGGAGGACACCCACACCTCTCTCGCCGCCGGCGGGATCAATGCGGCCCTGGGCACGATGGACCCCGAGGACACCTGGCAGCAGCACGCCGCCGACACCCTCAAGGAGAGCTACCTCCTCGGCGACCCCCGCACCGCCGAGATCGTCACCCGGGGAGCCGCCCTCGGCATCGACGACCTGGAGCGCTACGGCATGGCCTTCGCCCGGGAGGAGGACGGCCGGATCTCCCAGCGCTTCTTCGGCGCCCACAAGTTCCGCCGCACCGCCTTCACGGGCGACTACACGGGCCTGGAGATCCAGCGCACGCTCATCCGGCGCGCGAACCAGCTGGACATACCGGTGCTCGACAACGTCTACATCACCCGTCTCCTGGTCCACGACGGCGCCGTCTTCGGCGCCTACGGATTCGGCCTGGCCGACGGCAGGCGCTACCTCGTGCACGCTGACGCCGTCATCCTCGCCGCCGGCGGCCACACCCGGATCTGGCGGCGCACCTCCTCACGGCGCGACGAGAACACCGGCGACTCCTTCCGGCTGGCCGCGGAGGCCGGAGCCCGGCTGCGCGACCCGGAACTCGTCCAGTTCCACCCCTCCGGCATCATCGAGCCGGAGAACGCGGCCGGGACCCTGGTGAGCGAGGCAGCCCGCGGCGAGGGCGGCATCCTGCGCAACGCGCTCGGCGAGCGGTACATGAACCGCTACGACCCCGTACGCATGGAGCTGTCCACACGCGACCGGGTCGCTCTCGCCTCCTACACCGAGATCAAGGAAGGCCGCGGCACACCCAACGGCGGGGTGTGGCTCGACGTCTCCCACCTGCCCCGGCAGACCATCATGAACCGGCTTCCCCGCGTCTACCAGACACTGCTGGACCTGCAGATGCTGGACATCACCCGGGATCCCATCGAGGTCGCGCCCACCGCGCACTACTCGATGGGCGGTGTGTGGGTCCGCCCCGAGGACCACAGCACGGACGTGCGGGGCCTGTACGCCATCGGTGAGGCCTCCAGCGGACTGCACGGCGCCAACCGGCTCGGCGGCAACAGCCTCATCGAGCTGCTGGTGTACGGCCGCATCACCGGACAGGCGGCCGCCGCCTACTCGGAGTCCCTGACCGCGCAGCCGCGCTCGGCCGCCGCGGTGGCCCAGGCGCGTGCGGAGGTCGACGACCTGCTCGCCGCGGACGGACCTGAGAACGTGCGCGCCCTGCAGCGCGCGATCCGCAACACCATGACCGAGCACGCGGGCGTGGTCCGCGACGAGGAGGGGCTGCGCACCGGGCTGGCGGAGCTGGACGCCATCGAGAAGCGCATGGAGGACGTCGGCGTCCATCCGGACATCGCGGGCTTCCAGGACCTGGCCCACGCCTTCGACCTCAAGTCCTCGGCACTGGCGGCGAGGGCCACACTGGAAGCGGCGCTGGAGCGGCGCGAGACGCGCGGATGCCACAACCGCAGCGACCACCCCGACATGGATCCCGCGCTGCAGGTGAACCTCGTCTGGTCTCCGACCGACGGCATCACCCGCGAGCCCATCAGCCCTGTCCCCGACGAGATCGCGGCCCTGATGGAGGACGTCTCGGCGGACGGAAAGCTCGTCGAATAG
- the fdxA gene encoding ferredoxin: MTYVIAEPCVDVKDRACVIECPVDCIYEGERTLYINPWECVDCHACELVCPVEAVFHEDDLPARWAQYRSVNAEYFRDAPGEGTGRAARADHPVVAALPPQHPVKNDLSGFAARKEEAVDADLWFPW, translated from the coding sequence ATGACCTACGTCATTGCTGAGCCGTGCGTCGACGTCAAGGACCGGGCGTGTGTGATCGAGTGCCCAGTCGACTGCATCTACGAGGGCGAGCGGACGCTGTACATCAATCCCTGGGAGTGCGTCGACTGCCACGCCTGCGAGCTGGTCTGCCCGGTCGAGGCCGTCTTCCACGAGGACGACCTGCCGGCACGGTGGGCGCAGTACCGGTCCGTGAACGCCGAGTACTTCCGTGACGCTCCGGGGGAGGGCACCGGGCGGGCCGCGCGGGCCGACCATCCGGTGGTTGCGGCCCTGCCCCCGCAGCACCCGGTCAAGAACGACCTGTCCGGATTCGCCGCCCGCAAGGAGGAGGCCGTCGACGCCGACCTGTGGTTCCCGTGGTGA
- a CDS encoding alpha/beta hydrolase: MSAHKPTIVLVHGAFADASSWNGVVDKLLAHDYPVIAVANPLRGLTTDADYVRQIVTSVEGPVVLVGHSYGGSVISNAAKGLPEVKALVFVAAFLPEEGESAVTLSGKFPGSTLGDTLRPVPVTLPDGRQVMDLYIEQAKFHDQFAADVPEETTAVMAATQRPVADAALAEGASAPAWRDIPSWVLVADGDRNIPPQVQTYMAERAGASVMKVSASHAVSVSRPGDVARLINEAAQATG; encoded by the coding sequence ATGAGTGCACACAAGCCCACCATCGTCCTCGTACACGGCGCGTTCGCGGACGCCTCGAGTTGGAACGGCGTCGTCGACAAGCTGCTCGCGCACGACTATCCGGTGATAGCCGTCGCCAATCCGCTGCGCGGACTGACCACCGACGCCGACTACGTCCGGCAGATCGTGACGTCCGTCGAGGGCCCCGTCGTCCTTGTCGGCCATTCGTACGGCGGGTCCGTCATCAGCAACGCGGCCAAGGGACTGCCCGAGGTCAAGGCGCTCGTTTTCGTCGCGGCGTTCCTGCCGGAGGAGGGCGAGAGCGCCGTCACCCTGTCGGGCAAGTTCCCCGGCAGCACCCTCGGCGACACACTCCGGCCCGTGCCGGTGACGCTGCCCGACGGCAGGCAGGTCATGGACCTGTACATCGAACAGGCCAAGTTCCACGATCAGTTCGCCGCCGACGTCCCCGAGGAGACCACGGCCGTCATGGCCGCGACACAGCGGCCGGTGGCCGATGCCGCGCTGGCGGAGGGCGCGTCCGCGCCCGCGTGGCGGGACATTCCCTCCTGGGTGCTGGTGGCGGACGGGGACCGGAACATCCCCCCGCAGGTGCAGACCTACATGGCCGAGCGGGCCGGGGCCTCGGTCATGAAGGTCTCCGCCTCCCACGCGGTCAGCGTCTCGCGCCCCGGTGACGTGGCCCGTCTGATCAACGAGGCGGCGCAGGCGACCGGCTGA
- a CDS encoding helix-turn-helix domain-containing protein, with protein sequence MTGRTAAVQARADSVRNRRLLLRAATEAFAECGVEVSMHTIAQRAGVAKGTVFRHFPTKEDLLAAIMMQLLDRLLETADRLLRADDAGRALKDFMGHGIGLLAADRAFCDVIGRPSLQHADVREAIDRLCDTVEDLTARAREQGAVRGDITGTDIVLLLGGIHQTAQPLLDREPRAWERFLEIAFDGLRARDRAALPHPPPARLRMADPSGVSAPTGK encoded by the coding sequence ATGACCGGGAGAACAGCGGCAGTGCAGGCCAGGGCCGACAGTGTGCGCAATCGGCGGCTGCTCCTGCGAGCGGCCACCGAGGCCTTCGCCGAATGCGGGGTGGAGGTGTCGATGCACACGATCGCGCAGCGGGCCGGCGTCGCCAAGGGCACGGTGTTCCGGCACTTCCCGACGAAGGAAGACCTTCTCGCGGCGATCATGATGCAGCTGCTCGACCGGCTGCTCGAGACGGCGGACCGGCTCCTGCGCGCCGATGACGCCGGCCGCGCGCTGAAGGACTTCATGGGACACGGAATCGGCCTGCTCGCCGCCGACCGCGCGTTCTGCGATGTCATCGGCCGGCCCTCGCTGCAGCACGCGGACGTACGCGAGGCGATCGACCGGCTCTGCGACACGGTCGAGGACCTCACCGCCCGGGCCAGAGAACAAGGAGCCGTCCGCGGTGACATCACCGGAACCGACATCGTGCTGCTCCTCGGCGGCATCCACCAGACGGCCCAGCCGCTGCTGGACCGCGAACCGCGGGCGTGGGAACGCTTCCTGGAGATCGCGTTCGACGGACTGCGGGCCCGTGACCGGGCGGCCCTGCCCCATCCGCCCCCCGCCCGGCTGCGGATGGCGGACCCGTCGGGCGTCTCTGCACCGACGGGGAAGTGA
- a CDS encoding RNA polymerase subunit sigma — MDHVVGAVPLAESLDERRHLLDVACRALGSRVASERVVDEAYRRWYRLTDPERVRMPSPRVWLTQVVDEACLMRPAPAWPGEEEREIQARRALCGEDVEPVERALLSVGARRARPVSARREHEITVAVRQACSDQDGPRLRSLLAPDATAFFDSGGKIRALTRPVRGDEQVARSLLVLLAGQRRVTLCTGSVNGRTGLVARCDNQVAAVLTLDIADSLVVQVWAVLNPDKLRSWNCSLPG; from the coding sequence ATGGATCATGTCGTTGGCGCGGTACCGCTCGCCGAGTCGCTAGACGAACGGCGGCACCTGCTGGACGTCGCCTGCCGCGCGCTCGGCAGCCGCGTCGCGTCCGAACGCGTCGTCGACGAGGCCTACCGGCGGTGGTACCGCCTCACCGATCCGGAGCGGGTCAGGATGCCGTCCCCCCGCGTCTGGCTCACCCAGGTCGTGGACGAGGCGTGTCTGATGCGACCGGCGCCGGCCTGGCCCGGCGAGGAGGAACGGGAGATCCAGGCCCGGCGGGCGTTGTGTGGCGAGGACGTGGAACCGGTCGAGCGGGCCCTGTTGAGTGTGGGTGCGCGGCGTGCGCGGCCCGTGTCGGCGCGTCGCGAGCATGAGATCACTGTTGCCGTGCGGCAGGCGTGCAGCGATCAGGACGGCCCCCGACTGCGGTCGCTGCTGGCCCCCGATGCGACGGCCTTCTTCGACAGCGGCGGCAAAATCCGGGCGCTGACCCGGCCCGTCCGCGGCGACGAGCAGGTCGCCCGCAGCCTGTTGGTCCTGCTGGCTGGACAGCGGCGTGTGACCCTGTGCACCGGATCGGTCAACGGGCGCACCGGCCTCGTCGCCCGGTGTGACAACCAGGTCGCCGCAGTGCTGACCCTCGACATCGCGGACTCGCTGGTCGTTCAGGTCTGGGCCGTTCTCAACCCCGACAAGCTGCGTAGCTGGAACTGTTCCCTTCCCGGGTGA
- a CDS encoding alpha/beta hydrolase encodes MSDIVLEPAAQDFADATAKPPLLYELGVEGARKLLDDVQAQPIEKPGVDEKWITVPAEVGDVRARILKPVGSTGPLPVILYVHGGGWILGNAGTHDRLVRELTVGVNAALVFVEYDRSPEAKYPVAIEQAYATARWITTEGAGEGLEASRLAVAGDSVGGNMTAALTHLAKQRGDVAFVHQSLYYPVTDAAQDTESYRTFAHGPHLTAKAMEWFWDAYTTDPAERAQITASPLRATLEDLRDLPPALVVVDENDVLRDEGEAYARKLIQAGVPTTSIRYNASLHDFMMLNTVRGTQASTAAVEQAIQVLRKALGTD; translated from the coding sequence ATGAGCGACATCGTTCTCGAGCCCGCCGCGCAGGATTTCGCCGACGCGACCGCCAAGCCGCCGCTGCTGTACGAGCTCGGGGTCGAGGGCGCGCGCAAGCTGCTCGACGACGTGCAGGCGCAGCCCATCGAGAAGCCCGGCGTGGACGAGAAGTGGATCACCGTTCCGGCGGAGGTCGGCGACGTGCGGGCGCGCATCCTCAAGCCCGTCGGCAGCACTGGCCCCCTGCCCGTCATCCTCTACGTGCACGGCGGCGGCTGGATCCTTGGCAACGCCGGCACGCACGACCGGCTCGTGCGCGAACTGACCGTCGGGGTGAACGCCGCCCTGGTCTTTGTCGAGTACGACCGCTCCCCGGAGGCCAAGTACCCGGTCGCCATCGAGCAGGCCTACGCGACTGCCCGGTGGATCACCACCGAGGGCGCCGGCGAAGGACTCGAGGCCTCCCGCCTGGCCGTCGCCGGTGACTCGGTCGGCGGCAACATGACCGCCGCGCTGACCCACCTGGCCAAGCAGCGGGGCGACGTGGCCTTCGTGCACCAGTCGCTGTACTACCCCGTCACCGACGCGGCCCAGGACACCGAGAGCTACCGGACCTTCGCGCACGGCCCGCATCTGACGGCCAAGGCCATGGAATGGTTCTGGGACGCCTACACCACCGACCCCGCCGAGCGCGCCCAGATCACCGCCTCGCCGTTGCGGGCGACGCTGGAAGACCTCCGGGACCTGCCGCCGGCGCTCGTTGTCGTCGACGAGAACGACGTACTGCGCGACGAGGGCGAGGCCTACGCCCGGAAGCTCATCCAGGCCGGTGTACCGACGACCAGCATCCGCTACAACGCCTCCCTGCACGACTTCATGATGCTGAACACGGTCCGCGGCACCCAGGCGTCGACCGCCGCGGTCGAGCAGGCCATCCAAGTGCTGCGCAAGGCTCTCGGAACCGACTGA
- a CDS encoding sigma-70 family RNA polymerase sigma factor, with amino-acid sequence MYPEASPTEAPPADRNLAEAVTTFVELRPRLFGIAYRVLGSATEAEDVVQEAWLRWQRTDRSAVVSPAAFLSSTTTRLAINVAQSARVRRETYIGPWLPEPIDTSIDLVAGAERAEALELALLLILQKLTPTERAAYVLREAFEYGYSEIAEILRLTPVNARKIVSRARKHLTDDERDSVDIQEHRRLLDAFVAAAQEGDVASLEALLTPDAVSLSDGNGLRGAARVPVVGRARVANLSTASSRFWPTVEIAPVQANGRAGVLLYRDGRPATFMTIAATRRGIHRVLWVFTPDKIAAFLGSRAHCAPLPSRPVDAVARELTREGNSSSYAACRG; translated from the coding sequence ATGTATCCAGAGGCATCCCCCACAGAGGCACCTCCCGCGGACAGGAACCTCGCCGAGGCCGTCACCACCTTCGTGGAACTGCGGCCCCGGCTCTTCGGTATCGCCTACCGCGTCCTGGGCAGCGCGACGGAAGCCGAGGACGTCGTGCAGGAGGCGTGGCTGCGCTGGCAGCGGACCGACCGTTCGGCGGTGGTCAGCCCTGCGGCGTTCCTGTCGAGCACGACGACGAGGCTGGCCATCAACGTGGCGCAGTCCGCCCGCGTGCGCCGCGAGACCTACATCGGGCCCTGGCTGCCCGAGCCCATCGACACCAGCATTGACCTGGTGGCCGGCGCCGAACGCGCCGAGGCCCTGGAACTCGCCCTGCTCCTCATCCTGCAGAAGCTCACACCCACCGAACGGGCCGCCTACGTGCTGAGGGAGGCCTTCGAGTACGGCTACTCGGAGATCGCGGAGATCCTGCGCCTCACCCCGGTCAACGCCAGGAAGATCGTGAGCAGGGCGCGTAAGCATCTCACGGACGACGAGCGGGACAGTGTCGACATCCAGGAGCACCGCAGACTGCTCGATGCTTTCGTCGCGGCCGCCCAGGAAGGGGACGTGGCCTCGCTGGAAGCGCTCCTGACGCCCGACGCGGTCAGTCTGTCCGACGGCAACGGGCTGCGCGGCGCGGCCCGCGTACCCGTGGTCGGTCGTGCCCGGGTAGCGAACCTGTCGACCGCCTCGTCACGCTTCTGGCCGACGGTCGAGATCGCACCCGTGCAGGCCAACGGGCGCGCCGGGGTTCTGCTGTACCGGGACGGCCGGCCCGCCACCTTCATGACCATCGCCGCCACACGGCGGGGGATCCACCGGGTTCTGTGGGTGTTCACCCCCGACAAGATCGCCGCCTTCCTCGGATCCCGCGCCCACTGCGCGCCCCTGCCCTCGCGTCCCGTGGACGCCGTGGCACGTGAGCTCACCCGGGAAGGGAACAGTTCCAGCTACGCAGCTTGTCGGGGTTGA
- a CDS encoding alpha/beta hydrolase — protein sequence MSALPLLAPLRRVTTDVLEVAYYETGSPDGDTAVLLHGFPYDIHSYVDVAPLLAEGGFRVIVPHLRGHGPTRFLSDSLPRSGQQAALGADVIALLDALGIERAYLAGYDWGGRAATVAAALWPERVLGLVCVNGYLIQDIGAAMNPISPELEAGFWYFYYFLTERGRTGLAADPRGVARVIWKRNSPVWAFGEAELERAAESFTNPDYVDVVIHSYRHRLGLAPGADAYADLEARLAGLPPITVPTVTLDGTADGNFPATDGASTAHHFTGPRLHLQVADAGHNLPQERPEAFAAAVRDVRALRRGHPRHDCFTR from the coding sequence ATGTCAGCCCTGCCCCTGCTCGCTCCGCTGCGACGCGTCACGACCGACGTGCTCGAAGTCGCCTATTACGAGACGGGCTCCCCCGACGGTGACACCGCCGTCCTTCTGCACGGTTTCCCCTACGACATCCACAGCTACGTGGACGTTGCCCCCCTGCTGGCTGAAGGCGGATTCCGCGTCATCGTCCCCCACCTGCGCGGGCACGGCCCCACCAGATTCCTGTCCGACTCACTTCCTCGTTCCGGCCAGCAGGCGGCCCTGGGCGCCGACGTCATCGCGCTCCTGGACGCCCTCGGCATCGAGCGGGCCTACCTCGCCGGCTACGACTGGGGCGGTCGCGCGGCCACGGTCGCCGCGGCGCTGTGGCCCGAACGGGTCCTCGGCCTGGTCTGCGTCAACGGCTACCTGATCCAGGACATCGGCGCCGCCATGAACCCCATCTCCCCCGAACTGGAGGCGGGTTTCTGGTACTTCTACTACTTCCTCACCGAGCGCGGCCGCACCGGACTGGCAGCCGATCCACGGGGCGTCGCCCGGGTCATCTGGAAACGCAACTCCCCCGTGTGGGCCTTCGGCGAAGCCGAACTGGAGCGGGCCGCTGAGTCCTTCACCAATCCGGACTACGTCGACGTCGTCATCCACTCCTACCGGCACCGGCTCGGCCTGGCACCGGGCGCGGACGCGTACGCCGATCTGGAAGCCCGCCTCGCCGGCCTTCCTCCGATCACCGTCCCCACGGTCACCCTGGACGGCACCGCCGACGGCAACTTCCCGGCGACCGACGGGGCATCGACCGCTCACCACTTCACCGGCCCCCGCCTGCACCTTCAGGTCGCGGACGCCGGCCACAACCTGCCGCAGGAACGCCCCGAGGCATTCGCCGCGGCGGTACGGGACGTACGGGCCCTGCGACGGGGACACCCCCGCCACGACTGCTTCACCCGCTGA
- a CDS encoding OsmC family protein, protein MNTRIVTVAEGKQLARSVAIGTHRLTADEPEPVGTDTGPTPGELLLAALGACTSMAVRAYAQRHEWPLDRVDVAVRFGAQGQVVKNIGLVGELTPAQRDQLLTVAGRCPVHRLLTKDVTIITVPTLLAEPAPLP, encoded by the coding sequence ATGAACACGCGCATCGTTACCGTGGCCGAAGGAAAGCAGCTCGCGCGCTCCGTGGCGATCGGTACACACCGCCTGACAGCCGACGAGCCGGAGCCCGTCGGCACCGACACCGGCCCCACCCCGGGCGAACTCCTCCTGGCCGCGCTCGGAGCGTGCACGTCCATGGCGGTGCGGGCCTACGCGCAGCGCCACGAATGGCCGCTGGACCGGGTGGACGTCGCGGTCCGCTTCGGCGCACAGGGGCAGGTGGTCAAGAACATCGGGCTCGTCGGGGAGTTGACCCCCGCGCAGCGGGACCAGCTCCTCACGGTCGCGGGACGCTGTCCCGTCCATCGGCTGCTGACCAAGGACGTCACGATCATCACCGTGCCCACGCTGCTCGCGGAGCCCGCACCGCTGCCGTGA
- a CDS encoding SDR family NAD(P)-dependent oxidoreductase, with amino-acid sequence MSSVLDPKVVLVTGASSGIGRATALALSKAGATVAVGGRRTDRLEALAQEAPGEILVLDMDVSDPESVRKAVDRTVERFGTLDIVVNNAGIMLTGPVLDANPAEWTRMVETNLLGSMYTVHAALPHLLRSRGAVVQISSTSGRISSAGAAVYSATKFGVNAFAEALRQEVTEQGVRVVVVEPGFVSTELADHITDPTGRAAVKTMAESMRTLQPEDIAAAVVYAVTQPDHVAVNEILVRPTDQSR; translated from the coding sequence ATGAGTTCCGTTCTCGACCCCAAGGTCGTCCTCGTCACCGGCGCCTCGTCCGGCATCGGCAGGGCGACCGCACTGGCGCTGTCCAAGGCGGGGGCCACCGTGGCCGTCGGTGGCCGCAGGACCGACCGGCTCGAAGCACTGGCGCAGGAAGCGCCCGGGGAGATCCTCGTCCTGGACATGGACGTGAGCGACCCCGAGTCGGTACGCAAGGCCGTCGACCGGACCGTCGAACGCTTCGGCACCCTCGACATCGTCGTGAACAACGCCGGCATCATGCTCACCGGCCCCGTCCTGGACGCCAATCCCGCGGAATGGACCCGCATGGTGGAGACCAACCTGCTGGGCTCCATGTACACGGTGCACGCCGCGCTGCCCCACCTGCTGCGCTCCCGCGGTGCGGTGGTCCAGATCTCCTCCACCTCGGGCCGTATCTCCTCGGCCGGCGCCGCGGTCTACTCCGCCACCAAGTTCGGCGTCAACGCCTTCGCCGAGGCGCTGCGCCAAGAGGTGACCGAGCAGGGGGTCCGCGTCGTCGTCGTGGAGCCGGGCTTCGTGTCGACCGAGTTGGCCGACCACATCACGGACCCCACCGGGCGTGCCGCGGTCAAGACCATGGCCGAGTCGATGCGAACCCTTCAGCCGGAAGACATCGCGGCCGCGGTGGTCTACGCGGTCACACAGCCCGACCACGTCGCGGTCAACGAGATCCTCGTACGCCCCACCGACCAGTCCCGCTGA
- a CDS encoding SDR family oxidoreductase — MKVVVIGGTGLIGSKVVSKLNEHGHEAVAAAPNTGVNTLTGEGLAEVLEGAAVVIDVSNSPSFADDAVMEFFRTSTTNLLKAEANAGVTHHVALSVVGTERLQDSGYFRAKQAQEELIKESGIPWSIVHATQFFEFMKGIAESATEGDTVKLAPVKIQPVYSDDVAATVGRTAVGTPVNGVVEVAGPDTFQLDQLIRKGLAAKNDPRTVVADVHAPYFGAELQETTLLPGPDARIGETRFVDWLAQQQ, encoded by the coding sequence ATGAAGGTCGTAGTGATCGGCGGCACCGGGCTGATCGGCTCGAAGGTCGTCAGCAAGCTCAACGAACACGGCCACGAGGCAGTGGCGGCCGCCCCGAACACCGGCGTCAACACGCTGACGGGCGAGGGCCTGGCCGAGGTGCTGGAGGGCGCGGCCGTCGTGATCGACGTCTCCAACTCGCCCTCCTTCGCGGACGACGCCGTCATGGAGTTCTTCCGTACCTCCACCACCAACCTCCTCAAGGCTGAGGCGAACGCCGGTGTCACCCACCACGTCGCCCTGTCGGTGGTGGGTACGGAAAGGCTCCAGGACAGCGGCTACTTCCGTGCCAAGCAGGCGCAGGAGGAACTGATCAAGGAATCCGGGATCCCGTGGTCGATCGTGCACGCCACGCAGTTCTTCGAGTTCATGAAGGGCATCGCCGAGTCGGCGACCGAGGGTGACACCGTCAAGCTGGCCCCGGTGAAGATCCAGCCCGTCTATTCGGACGACGTCGCCGCCACCGTGGGCCGCACCGCCGTGGGCACGCCGGTCAACGGTGTGGTCGAGGTGGCCGGTCCCGACACCTTCCAGCTGGACCAGCTGATCCGCAAGGGCCTGGCCGCCAAGAACGACCCGCGTACGGTCGTCGCCGACGTGCACGCCCCGTACTTCGGCGCCGAGTTGCAGGAGACCACGCTGCTTCCCGGCCCGGACGCCCGCATCGGCGAGACCCGATTCGTCGACTGGCTCGCCCAGCAGCAGTAG